A single Rattus norvegicus strain BN/NHsdMcwi chromosome 5, GRCr8, whole genome shotgun sequence DNA region contains:
- the Czib gene encoding CXXC motif containing zinc binding protein, with the protein MGKIALQLKATLENVTNLRPVGEDFRWYLKMKCGNCGEISEKWQYIRLMDSVALKGGRGSASMVQKCKLCARENSIEILSSTIKSYNAEDNEKFKTIVEFECRGLEPVDFQPQAGFAAEGVESGTVFSDINLQEKDWTDYDEKTQESVGIFEVTHQFVKC; encoded by the exons ATGGGG AAAATCGCACTTCAGCTCAAAGCCACACTGGAGAACGTCACGAACCTTCGGCCAGTGGGCGAAGACTTCCGGTGGTACCTCAAG ATGAAATGTGGCAACTGTGGTGAGATTTCAGAGAAGTGGCAATATATCCGGCTGATG GACAGTGTGGCGCTGAAAGGAGGCCGAGGCAGTGCCTCCATGGTCCAGAAGTGCAAGCTGTGTGCACGGGAGAACTCTATTG AAATTCTGAGCAGCACCATCAAGTCTTACAAT GCAGAAGACAACGAGAAGTTCAAGACAATAGTAGAGTTTGAGTGCCGGGGCCTTGAACCAGTTGACTTCCAGCCCCAG GCTGGGTTTGCTGCTGAAGGTGTGGAGTCAGGGACAGTCTTCAGTGACATCAATCTGCAAGAAAAG GACTGGACAGACTATGATGAGAAGACTCAGGAGTCTGTGGGGATCTTTGAAGTCACCCATCAGTTTGTGAAGTGCTGA
- the Czib gene encoding CXXC motif containing zinc binding protein isoform X1 translates to MGKIALQLKATLENVTNLRPVGEDFRWYLKMKCGNCGEISEKWQYIRLMDSVALKGGRGSASMVQKCKLCARENSIEILSSTIKSYNAEDNEKFKTIVEFECRGLEPVDFQPQAGFAAEGVESGTVFSDINLQEKVRRDPARRYVVPGGNSLFGKQGFQASSRFVCFWLVILLVKWP, encoded by the exons ATGGGG AAAATCGCACTTCAGCTCAAAGCCACACTGGAGAACGTCACGAACCTTCGGCCAGTGGGCGAAGACTTCCGGTGGTACCTCAAG ATGAAATGTGGCAACTGTGGTGAGATTTCAGAGAAGTGGCAATATATCCGGCTGATG GACAGTGTGGCGCTGAAAGGAGGCCGAGGCAGTGCCTCCATGGTCCAGAAGTGCAAGCTGTGTGCACGGGAGAACTCTATTG AAATTCTGAGCAGCACCATCAAGTCTTACAAT GCAGAAGACAACGAGAAGTTCAAGACAATAGTAGAGTTTGAGTGCCGGGGCCTTGAACCAGTTGACTTCCAGCCCCAG GCTGGGTTTGCTGCTGAAGGTGTGGAGTCAGGGACAGTCTTCAGTGACATCAATCTGCAAGAAAAGGTGAGACGGGATCCTGCAAGACGTTATGTGGTACCTGGTGGGAATTCTCTTTTTGGCAAACAGGGCTTTCAAGCTAGCTCCAGATTTGTGTGCTTTTGGCTGGTGATTCTGCTGGTGAAATGGCCATAG
- the Czib gene encoding CXXC motif containing zinc binding protein isoform X2: MISVLNWEPFCSLGSEMKCGNCGEISEKWQYIRLMDSVALKGGRGSASMVQKCKLCARENSIEILSSTIKSYNAEDNEKFKTIVEFECRGLEPVDFQPQAGFAAEGVESGTVFSDINLQEKDWTDYDEKTQESVGIFEVTHQFVKC; encoded by the exons ATGATCTCTGTGTTGAATTGGGAGCCTTTCTGTTCTTTAGGGTCTGAG ATGAAATGTGGCAACTGTGGTGAGATTTCAGAGAAGTGGCAATATATCCGGCTGATG GACAGTGTGGCGCTGAAAGGAGGCCGAGGCAGTGCCTCCATGGTCCAGAAGTGCAAGCTGTGTGCACGGGAGAACTCTATTG AAATTCTGAGCAGCACCATCAAGTCTTACAAT GCAGAAGACAACGAGAAGTTCAAGACAATAGTAGAGTTTGAGTGCCGGGGCCTTGAACCAGTTGACTTCCAGCCCCAG GCTGGGTTTGCTGCTGAAGGTGTGGAGTCAGGGACAGTCTTCAGTGACATCAATCTGCAAGAAAAG GACTGGACAGACTATGATGAGAAGACTCAGGAGTCTGTGGGGATCTTTGAAGTCACCCATCAGTTTGTGAAGTGCTGA
- the Cpt2 gene encoding carnitine O-palmitoyltransferase 2, mitochondrial precursor (The RefSeq protein has 5 substitutions compared to this genomic sequence) encodes MMPRLLFRAWPRCPSLVLGAPSRPLSAVSGPDDYLQHSIVPTMHYQDSLPRLPIPKLEDTMKRYLNAQKPLLDDSQFRRTEALCKNFETGVGKELHAHLLAQDKQNKHTSYISGPWFDMYLTARDSIVLNFNPFMAFNPDPKSEYNDQLTRATNLTVSAVRFLKTLQAGLLEPEVFHLNPSKSDTDAFKRLIRFVPPSLSWYGAYLVNAYPLDMSQYFRLFNSTRIPRPNRDELFTDTKARHLLVLRKGHFYVFDVLDQDGNIVNPLEIQAHLKYILSDSSPVPEFPVAYLTSENRDVWAELRQKLIFDGNEETLKKVDSAVFCLCLDDFPMKDLIHLSHTMLHGDGTNRWFDKSFNLIVAEDGTAAVHFEHSWGDGVAVLRFFNEVFRDSTQTPAITPQSQPAATNSSASVETLSFNLSGALKAGITAAKEKFDTTVKTLSIDSIQFQRGGKEFLKKKQLSPDAVAQLAFQMAFLRQYGQTVATYESCSTAAFKHGRTETIRPASIFTKRCSEAFVRDPSKHSVGELQHMMAECSKYHGQLTKEAAMGQGFDRHLYALRYLATARGLNLPELYLDPAYQQMNHNILSTSTLNSPAVSLGGFAPVVPDGFGIAYAVHDDWIGCNVSSYSGRNAREFLHCVQKCLEDIFDALEGKAIKT; translated from the exons GCTGCCTATCCCTAAACTTGAAGACACCATGAAGAGATACCTCAATGCACAGAAGCCTCTCTTGGATGACAGCCAGTTCAG GAGAACAGAAGCGTTGTGTAAGAATTTTGAGACTGGCGTTGGGAAGGAGCTGCATGCCCACCTGCTTGCTCAGGATAAGCAGAATAAGCACACCAGCTACATCTCAG gcCCCTGGTTCGATATGTATTTAACTGCTCGAGACTCTATCGTTTTAAACTTTAATCCATTTGTGGCATTCAATCCGGACCCAAAGTCTGAGTATAATGACCAGCTTACCAGGGCAACCAACTTGACTGTTTCTGCAGTCCGGTTTCTGAAGACACTTCGGGCTGGCCTTTTAGAACCAGAAGTGTTCCACTTGAACCCTTCCAAAAGTGACACAGACGCCTTCAAAAGACTCATTCGCTTtgttcctccctctctgtcctggTATGGAGCCTACCTGGTCAACGCATATCCCCTGGATATGTCCCAGTATTTCCGGCTTTTCAATTCAACTCGTATACCCAGACCCAATCGTGATGAACTCTTTACTGACACCAAGGCTAGACACCTCCTGATCCTAAGAAAAGGACATTTCTATGTCTTTGATGTCCTCGATCAAGATGGGAACATTGTGAATCCCTCAGAGATTCAGGCACATCTAAAGTACATTCTCTCAGACAGCAGCCCTGTGCCCGAGTTTCCTGTGGCATATCTGACCAGTGAGAACCGAGATGTCTGGGCAGAGCTCAGACAGAAGTTGATTTTTGATGGCAATGAGGAAACCCTGAAGAAAGTGGACTCTGctgtcttctgcctctgcctagaTGACTTCCCGATGAAGGATCTTATTCACTTGTCACACACCATGCTGCACGGCGATGGCACAAACCGCTGGTTTGATAAGTCCTTTAACCTCATTGTAGCCGAGGACGGCACTGCTGCAGTCCACTTCGAGCACGCGTGGGGGGATGGGGTGGCAGTGCTTAGGTTTTTCAATGAAGTGTTCAGAGACAGCACTCAGACCCCTGCCATCACTCCCCAGAGCCAGCCTGCCGCCACCAACTCCTCTGCGTCTGTGGAGACGCTCAGCTTCAACCTCAGCGGTGCTCTCAAGGCTGGCATCACTGCTGCCAAGGAGAAGTTCGACACCACGGTGAAAACCCTCAGCATTGACTCCATTCAGTTCCAGAGAGGTGGCAAGGAGTTCCTGAAGAAGAAGCAGCTGAGCCCCGATGCGGTGGCCCAGCTGGCCTTCCAGATGGCCTTCCTGAGACAGTATGGCCAGACGGTGGCTACCTATGAGTCCTGCAGCACTGCAGCCTTCAAGCACGGCCGCACAGAGACTATCCGCCCAGCCTCCATCTTTACTAAGAGATGCTCCGAGGCGTTTGTCAGGGACCCCTCCAAGCACAGTGTGGGCGAGCTTCAGCACATGATGGCTGAGTGTTCCAAATACCATGGCCAGCTGACCAAAGAAGCAGCGATGG GCCAGGGCTTTGACCGACACTTGTATGCTCTGCGCTATCTGGCAACGGCCAGAGGACTCAACCTACCTGAGCTCTATCTGGATCCTGCATACCAGCAGATGAACCACAACATCCTGTCCACCAGCACTCTGAACAGCCCAGCAGTGAGCCTTGGGGGCTTTGCCCCTGTGGTCCCTGATGGCTTTGGCATTGCATATGCTGTTCACGATGACTGGATAGGCTGCAATGTCTCCTCCTACTCAGGACGCAATGCCCGAGAGTTTCTCCACTGTGTCCAGAAGTGCTTGGAAGACATTTTCGATGCTCTAGAAGGCAAAGCCATCAAAACTTAG
- the Cpt2 gene encoding carnitine O-palmitoyltransferase 2, mitochondrial isoform X1 yields the protein MMPRLLFRAWPRCPSLVLGAPSRPLSAVSGPDDYLQHSIVPTMHYQDSLPRLPIPKLEDTMKRYLNAQKPLLDDSQFRRTEALCKNFETGVGKELHAHLLAQDKQNKHTSYISGPWFDMYLTARDSIVLNFNPFVAFNPDPKSEYNDQLTRATNLTVSAVRFLKTLRAGLLEPEVFHLNPSKSDTDAFKRLIRFVPPSLSWYGAYLVNAYPLDMSQYFRLFNSTRIPRPNRDELFTDTKARHLLILRKGHFYVFDVLDQDGNIVNPSEIQAHLKYILSDSSPVPEFPVAYLTSENRDVWAELRQKLIFDGNEETLKKVDSAVFCLCLDDFPMKDLIHLSHTMLHGDGTNRWFDKSFNLIVAEDGTAAVHFEHAWGDGVAVLRFFNEVFRDSTQTPAITPQSQPAATNSSASVETLSFNLSGALKAGITAAKEKFDTTVKTLSIDSIQFQRGGKEFLKKKQLSPDAVAQLAFQMAFLRQYGQTVATYESCSTAAFKHGRTETIRPASIFTKRCSEAFVRDPSKHSVGELQHMMAECSKYHGQLTKEAAMGKARARALTDTCMLCAIWQRPEDSTYLSSIWILHTSR from the exons GCTGCCTATCCCTAAACTTGAAGACACCATGAAGAGATACCTCAATGCACAGAAGCCTCTCTTGGATGACAGCCAGTTCAG GAGAACAGAAGCGTTGTGTAAGAATTTTGAGACTGGCGTTGGGAAGGAGCTGCATGCCCACCTGCTTGCTCAGGATAAGCAGAATAAGCACACCAGCTACATCTCAG gcCCCTGGTTCGATATGTATTTAACTGCTCGAGACTCTATCGTTTTAAACTTTAATCCATTTGTGGCATTCAATCCGGACCCAAAGTCTGAGTATAATGACCAGCTTACCAGGGCAACCAACTTGACTGTTTCTGCAGTCCGGTTTCTGAAGACACTTCGGGCTGGCCTTTTAGAACCAGAAGTGTTCCACTTGAACCCTTCCAAAAGTGACACAGACGCCTTCAAAAGACTCATTCGCTTtgttcctccctctctgtcctggTATGGAGCCTACCTGGTCAACGCATATCCCCTGGATATGTCCCAGTATTTCCGGCTTTTCAATTCAACTCGTATACCCAGACCCAATCGTGATGAACTCTTTACTGACACCAAGGCTAGACACCTCCTGATCCTAAGAAAAGGACATTTCTATGTCTTTGATGTCCTCGATCAAGATGGGAACATTGTGAATCCCTCAGAGATTCAGGCACATCTAAAGTACATTCTCTCAGACAGCAGCCCTGTGCCCGAGTTTCCTGTGGCATATCTGACCAGTGAGAACCGAGATGTCTGGGCAGAGCTCAGACAGAAGTTGATTTTTGATGGCAATGAGGAAACCCTGAAGAAAGTGGACTCTGctgtcttctgcctctgcctagaTGACTTCCCGATGAAGGATCTTATTCACTTGTCACACACCATGCTGCACGGCGATGGCACAAACCGCTGGTTTGATAAGTCCTTTAACCTCATTGTAGCCGAGGACGGCACTGCTGCAGTCCACTTCGAGCACGCGTGGGGGGATGGGGTGGCAGTGCTTAGGTTTTTCAATGAAGTGTTCAGAGACAGCACTCAGACCCCTGCCATCACTCCCCAGAGCCAGCCTGCCGCCACCAACTCCTCTGCGTCTGTGGAGACGCTCAGCTTCAACCTCAGCGGTGCTCTCAAGGCTGGCATCACTGCTGCCAAGGAGAAGTTCGACACCACGGTGAAAACCCTCAGCATTGACTCCATTCAGTTCCAGAGAGGTGGCAAGGAGTTCCTGAAGAAGAAGCAGCTGAGCCCCGATGCGGTGGCCCAGCTGGCCTTCCAGATGGCCTTCCTGAGACAGTATGGCCAGACGGTGGCTACCTATGAGTCCTGCAGCACTGCAGCCTTCAAGCACGGCCGCACAGAGACTATCCGCCCAGCCTCCATCTTTACTAAGAGATGCTCCGAGGCGTTTGTCAGGGACCCCTCCAAGCACAGTGTGGGCGAGCTTCAGCACATGATGGCTGAGTGTTCCAAATACCATGGCCAGCTGACCAAAGAAGCAGCGATGGGTAAGGCACGG GCCAGGGCTTTGACCGACACTTGTATGCTCTGCGCTATCTGGCAACGGCCAGAGGACTCAACCTACCTGAGCTCTATCTGGATCCTGCATACCAGCAGATGA